In Pseudomonas fluorescens, the following are encoded in one genomic region:
- the ispD gene encoding 2-C-methyl-D-erythritol 4-phosphate cytidylyltransferase yields MINSLPAFWAVIPAAGVGARMAADRPKQYLQLGGRTILEHSLGCFLDHPCLKGLVVSLAVDDPYWPNLACASDPRIARVEGGAERSGSVLNALLHLHAQGADDEDWVLVHDAARPNLSRDDLDKLLAELADDPVGGLLAVPARDTLKRVDKHGRVVETVDRSVIWQAYTPQMFRLGALHRALADSLVADAVITDEASAMEWAGSAPRLIEGRSDNLKVTRPEDLEWLRQRWANRH; encoded by the coding sequence ATGATTAATTCGTTACCGGCCTTCTGGGCCGTGATTCCTGCCGCGGGCGTCGGTGCCCGTATGGCCGCGGACCGTCCCAAGCAGTACCTGCAACTGGGCGGGCGCACTATTCTCGAACACAGCCTTGGCTGTTTCCTTGATCATCCATGCCTGAAAGGGTTGGTGGTCAGTCTTGCTGTAGATGATCCTTATTGGCCGAACCTGGCGTGTGCCAGTGATCCGCGTATTGCCCGGGTCGAGGGCGGCGCCGAACGTTCCGGGTCGGTGCTCAATGCGTTGCTGCACTTGCATGCGCAGGGCGCCGACGATGAGGATTGGGTACTGGTTCACGATGCCGCACGGCCGAACCTCAGTCGTGACGATCTGGACAAGCTGCTGGCTGAGCTGGCTGACGATCCTGTCGGCGGATTGCTGGCGGTTCCGGCGCGGGATACGCTCAAGCGGGTCGACAAACACGGTCGCGTGGTCGAAACCGTGGATCGCAGCGTGATCTGGCAGGCCTACACGCCGCAGATGTTTCGCCTTGGGGCGCTGCATCGGGCTTTGGCTGACAGTCTGGTGGCCGATGCCGTTATTACCGACGAAGCCTCGGCGATGGAGTGGGCCGGTTCGGCACCGCGCCTGATCGAAGGGCGGTCCGACAACCTCAAGGTTACGCGTCCTGAAGACCTTGAATGGTTGAGACAGCGTTGGGCCAATCGTCACTGA
- a CDS encoding acetyl-CoA carboxylase carboxyltransferase subunit alpha: MNPNFLDFEQPIADLQAKIEELRLVGNDNSLNIGDEISRLQDKSKTLTEDIFGKLTSWQIARLARHPKRPYTLDYIEHIFTEFDELHGDRHFSDDAAIVGGIARLDDKPVMIIGHQKGREVREKVRRNFGMPRPEGYRKACRLMEMAERFKMPILTFIDTPGAYPGIDAEERNQSEAIAWNLRVMARLKTPIIATVIGEGGSGGALAIGVCDQLNMLQYSTYAVISPEGCASILWKTAEKAPDAAEAMGITAERLKGLGIVDKVIGEPLGGAHRDPATAAASIRAELRSQLAMLKKFDNDALLKRRYDRLMSYGL, translated from the coding sequence ATGAACCCGAATTTTCTAGATTTCGAACAGCCGATCGCCGACCTGCAAGCCAAGATCGAAGAGTTGCGCTTGGTCGGTAATGACAATTCGCTGAATATCGGCGATGAGATCTCCCGCCTGCAGGACAAGAGCAAAACGCTGACCGAAGACATTTTCGGCAAGCTGACCAGCTGGCAGATCGCACGTCTGGCGCGTCACCCGAAACGTCCGTATACCCTGGACTACATCGAACACATCTTCACCGAGTTCGACGAACTGCACGGTGACCGTCACTTCTCCGACGACGCTGCCATCGTTGGCGGTATTGCCCGTCTGGACGACAAGCCGGTGATGATCATCGGTCACCAGAAAGGCCGTGAAGTGCGCGAGAAGGTTCGCCGCAACTTCGGCATGCCGCGTCCGGAAGGCTACCGCAAGGCTTGCCGCCTGATGGAAATGGCCGAACGTTTCAAAATGCCGATCCTGACCTTCATCGACACCCCGGGCGCTTACCCTGGCATCGACGCTGAAGAGCGTAACCAGAGCGAAGCGATTGCCTGGAACCTGCGTGTCATGGCCCGCCTGAAAACCCCAATCATCGCCACCGTGATCGGTGAGGGTGGTTCCGGTGGTGCATTGGCGATCGGTGTCTGCGATCAGTTGAACATGCTGCAATACTCGACCTACGCGGTGATCTCGCCGGAAGGTTGTGCTTCGATTCTGTGGAAAACCGCCGAGAAGGCACCGGATGCCGCAGAAGCGATGGGCATCACCGCCGAGCGCCTCAAAGGTCTGGGCATCGTGGACAAGGTGATTGGCGAGCCACTGGGCGGCGCGCACCGCGACCCGGCCACCGCAGCCGCATCGATCCGCGCCGAGCTGCGCTCGCAACTGGCGATGCTGAAGAAGTTCGATAACGATGCGCTGCTCAAGCGCCGCTACGATCGACTGATGAGCTACGGTCTGTAA
- a CDS encoding S-(hydroxymethyl)glutathione dehydrogenase/class III alcohol dehydrogenase has product MIKSRAAVAFEAKKPLEIVEVDVAMPKAGEVLLRVVASGVCHTDAYTLSGADPEGIFPSILGHEGGAIVEAIGEGVTSVAVGDHVIPLYTPECRQCKFCLSGKTNLCQAIRATQGKGLMPDGTSRFSYKGETIFHYMGTSTFSEYTVLPEISVAKIAKEAPLEKVCLLGCGVTTGIGAVLNTAKVKPGDTVAIFGLGGIGLSAVIGAVKAKAARIIAIDINPAKFEIAKQLGATDCVNPKDFDRPIQEVIVDMTDGGVDFSFECIGNVQLMRAALECCHKGWGESVIIGVAGAGQEISTRPFQLVTGRVWRGSAFGGVRGRTELPSYVEMAETGEIPLDTFITHTMGLEDINKAFDLMHEGKSIRSVIHF; this is encoded by the coding sequence ATGATCAAGTCGCGCGCCGCCGTTGCCTTCGAGGCCAAGAAGCCCCTCGAAATCGTTGAAGTCGATGTCGCCATGCCCAAGGCCGGTGAAGTATTGCTGCGCGTGGTGGCCTCCGGTGTTTGCCATACCGATGCCTACACGTTGTCCGGCGCAGATCCGGAAGGCATCTTCCCGTCGATTCTCGGTCATGAAGGTGGCGCGATTGTCGAGGCCATTGGCGAGGGCGTGACCTCCGTTGCGGTGGGCGATCATGTGATCCCGCTGTACACCCCGGAATGCCGTCAGTGCAAATTCTGCCTGTCGGGTAAAACCAACCTCTGCCAGGCGATTCGCGCGACCCAGGGCAAAGGCTTGATGCCCGACGGTACTTCGCGTTTTTCCTACAAGGGCGAAACGATTTTCCACTACATGGGTACTTCCACCTTCTCCGAGTACACCGTGCTTCCGGAGATTTCCGTGGCGAAAATCGCCAAGGAAGCGCCACTGGAAAAGGTCTGCCTGCTGGGTTGCGGTGTCACCACCGGCATCGGCGCGGTACTCAACACCGCCAAGGTGAAGCCGGGTGACACCGTGGCCATTTTCGGCCTCGGCGGCATCGGTCTGTCGGCTGTCATTGGCGCTGTCAAAGCCAAGGCTGCCCGCATCATCGCCATCGACATCAACCCGGCGAAATTCGAAATCGCCAAACAGTTGGGCGCAACCGACTGCGTGAACCCGAAAGACTTCGATCGTCCGATCCAGGAAGTTATCGTCGACATGACCGATGGCGGCGTGGATTTTTCCTTCGAGTGCATCGGCAACGTGCAACTGATGCGCGCGGCGCTGGAGTGCTGCCACAAGGGCTGGGGCGAGTCGGTCATCATCGGCGTTGCCGGTGCCGGTCAGGAAATCTCGACCCGTCCGTTCCAGTTGGTCACCGGCCGCGTCTGGCGGGGTTCGGCGTTCGGCGGCGTGCGTGGCCGTACCGAGTTGCCGAGCTATGTGGAGATGGCCGAGACCGGTGAGATTCCGCTGGATACCTTCATCACCCACACCATGGGCCTGGAAGATATCAACAAGGCGTTTGACCTGATGCATGAAGGAAAAAGCATCCGCTCCGTCATCCATTTCTGA
- the kdsA gene encoding 3-deoxy-8-phosphooctulonate synthase gives MAQKIIRVGDIEIANDKPMVLFGGMNVLESRDMAMQVCEEYVKVTEKLGIPYVFKASFDKANRSSVTSYRGPGLEEGMRIFQDIKQAFGVPIITDVHEPDQAAVVAEVCDIIQLPAFLSRQTDLVVAMAKTGAVINIKKAQFLAPQEMKHILNKCVEAGNDQLILCERGSSFGYNNLVVDMLGFGIMKQFEYPVFFDVTHALQMPGGRSDSAGGRRAQVLDLAKAGMSQSLAGLFLEAHPDPDNAKCDGPCALRLDKLEPFLAQLKALDELVKSFPTVETA, from the coding sequence ATGGCACAGAAGATCATCCGCGTCGGCGACATCGAGATTGCCAACGACAAACCCATGGTGCTGTTCGGCGGCATGAACGTGCTGGAAAGTCGTGACATGGCCATGCAGGTTTGCGAAGAGTATGTGAAGGTCACCGAAAAGCTCGGTATCCCTTACGTGTTCAAGGCCAGTTTCGACAAGGCCAACCGCTCTTCTGTGACCTCCTATCGTGGTCCTGGCCTGGAAGAAGGCATGCGCATCTTCCAGGACATCAAGCAAGCCTTCGGCGTGCCGATCATCACCGACGTCCACGAGCCTGATCAGGCCGCGGTCGTCGCTGAAGTCTGCGACATCATCCAGTTGCCAGCCTTCCTGTCGCGCCAGACCGACCTCGTGGTCGCGATGGCCAAAACGGGCGCTGTGATCAACATCAAGAAAGCCCAGTTCCTCGCCCCTCAGGAAATGAAGCACATCCTGAACAAGTGCGTGGAAGCGGGTAACGATCAGTTGATCCTCTGCGAACGTGGTTCGAGCTTCGGCTACAACAACCTGGTCGTCGACATGCTCGGCTTCGGCATCATGAAGCAGTTCGAATACCCGGTGTTCTTCGACGTGACCCACGCGCTGCAAATGCCTGGTGGTCGCTCCGATTCCGCCGGCGGTCGTCGCGCCCAGGTCCTCGATCTGGCAAAAGCCGGCATGAGCCAGTCCCTGGCTGGCTTGTTCCTCGAAGCTCACCCGGATCCGGACAACGCCAAATGCGACGGTCCTTGCGCCTTGCGCCTGGACAAACTGGAGCCATTCCTGGCCCAGCTCAAGGCTTTGGACGAACTGGTGAAGAGTTTTCCGACGGTAGAAACCGCGTAA
- the ispF gene encoding 2-C-methyl-D-erythritol 2,4-cyclodiphosphate synthase — translation MRIGHGYDVHRFAEGDFITLGGVRIAHSFGLLAHSDGDVLLHALSDALLGAAALGDIGKHFPDTDPQFKGADSRALLRHVVTLVHAKGWKVGNVDNTIVAQAPKMAPHIESMRALIAADLQVELDQVNVKATTTEKLGFVGREEGIAVHSVALLLRA, via the coding sequence ATGCGTATTGGCCACGGCTATGATGTGCACCGTTTCGCTGAAGGCGATTTCATCACTCTGGGCGGCGTGCGCATTGCACACAGCTTCGGGCTGCTCGCTCACTCTGACGGTGACGTCCTCTTGCACGCCTTGAGCGATGCCTTGCTCGGCGCCGCGGCGCTGGGCGACATCGGCAAGCATTTCCCGGATACCGACCCGCAGTTCAAGGGCGCCGACAGCCGTGCGCTGTTGCGTCACGTCGTCACACTGGTCCATGCCAAAGGCTGGAAAGTCGGCAACGTCGATAACACCATCGTCGCCCAAGCGCCGAAAATGGCCCCGCATATCGAATCGATGCGCGCGCTGATTGCCGCGGATCTTCAAGTAGAGTTGGATCAAGTGAACGTGAAAGCTACCACCACCGAAAAGCTCGGCTTTGTCGGTCGCGAAGAAGGCATTGCCGTGCACTCCGTTGCCTTGTTGCTGCGCGCATGA
- the eno gene encoding phosphopyruvate hydratase, which translates to MAKIVDIKGREVLDSRGNPTVEADVLLDNGIIGSACAPSGASTGSREALELRDGDKSRYLGKGVLKAVANINGPIRDLLKGMDPSDQKALDLAMIKLDGTENKGSLGANAILAVSLAAAKAAAQDQDLPLYAHIANLNGTPGVYSMPVPMMNIINGGEHADNNVDIQEFMVQPVGAKSFSEGLRMGTEIFHHLKAVLKARGLSTAVGDEGGFAPNLASNEDALKVISEAVANAGYKLGTDVTLALDCAASEFYEDGKYNLSGEGQVFTAEGFADYLKGLTERYPIISIEDGLDESDWAGWKILTDKIGEKTQLVGDDLFVTNTKILKEGIDKKIANSILIKFNQIGTLTETLEAIQMAKAAGYTAVISHRSGETEDSTIADLAVGTSAGQIKTGSLCRSDRVSKYNQLLRIEEQLNGKAKYNGRSEFRG; encoded by the coding sequence ATGGCTAAAATCGTCGACATCAAAGGTCGTGAAGTTCTCGACTCCCGTGGCAATCCCACCGTGGAAGCGGACGTGCTTCTCGACAACGGCATCATCGGCAGTGCCTGCGCGCCGTCCGGTGCTTCCACTGGCTCGCGTGAAGCGCTCGAGCTGCGTGATGGCGACAAGAGCCGTTACCTGGGCAAGGGCGTCCTGAAGGCCGTAGCCAACATCAACGGTCCGATCCGCGACCTGTTGAAAGGCATGGACCCAAGCGACCAGAAAGCGCTCGATCTGGCAATGATCAAGCTCGACGGTACTGAAAACAAAGGTTCCCTGGGCGCCAACGCGATCCTCGCCGTTTCCCTGGCCGCGGCCAAGGCAGCAGCACAGGACCAGGACCTGCCGCTGTACGCTCATATCGCCAACCTGAACGGCACCCCGGGTGTCTACTCGATGCCGGTTCCGATGATGAACATCATCAACGGCGGCGAGCACGCCGATAACAACGTCGACATCCAGGAATTCATGGTCCAGCCGGTTGGCGCCAAGTCTTTCTCGGAAGGTCTGCGCATGGGCACCGAGATTTTCCACCACCTCAAGGCTGTACTGAAGGCCCGTGGCCTGAGCACTGCCGTGGGTGACGAAGGTGGTTTCGCACCGAACCTGGCGTCCAACGAAGACGCTTTGAAAGTGATCTCCGAAGCCGTGGCCAACGCCGGTTACAAGCTGGGCACCGACGTGACCCTGGCCCTGGACTGCGCGGCCAGCGAATTCTACGAAGACGGCAAGTACAACCTGTCCGGCGAAGGCCAGGTGTTCACCGCTGAAGGTTTCGCTGATTACCTGAAAGGTCTGACCGAGCGTTACCCGATCATCTCCATCGAAGATGGCCTGGACGAGTCCGACTGGGCTGGCTGGAAGATCCTCACCGACAAGATCGGCGAGAAGACCCAACTGGTAGGCGACGACCTGTTCGTGACCAACACCAAGATCCTGAAAGAAGGCATCGACAAGAAGATCGCCAACTCGATCCTGATCAAGTTCAACCAGATCGGTACCCTGACCGAAACCCTGGAAGCCATCCAGATGGCCAAGGCTGCTGGTTACACTGCCGTGATCTCGCACCGCTCCGGCGAAACCGAAGACTCGACCATTGCCGACCTGGCCGTGGGCACCTCGGCTGGCCAGATCAAGACCGGCTCCCTGTGCCGTTCCGACCGCGTTTCCAAGTACAACCAACTGCTGCGTATCGAAGAGCAGTTGAACGGCAAAGCCAAGTACAACGGTCGCAGCGAGTTCCGCGGTTAA
- a CDS encoding CTP synthase: MTRYIFVTGGVVSSLGKGIASASLAAILEARGLKVTMLKLDPYINVDPGTMSPFQHGEVFVTHDGAETDLDLGHYERFIRTTMTQNNNFTTGRVYEHVLRKERRGDYLGATIQVIPHITDEIKRRIIKGAGDADVAMVEIGGTVGDIESQPFLEAIRQLRFEVGAKRAMLMHLTLVPYIATAGETKTKPTQHSVKELRSIGLQPDVLVCRSDHPIDVSSRRKIAQFTNVEERAVIALEDADTIYKIPGILHSQGLDDFVVERFGLQCGGADLSEWEAVVDAKLNPEHEVTIAMVGKYMELLDAYKSLIEAMSHAGISNRTKVNLRYIDSEDIENQGTALLEGVDAILVPGGFGLRGVEGKITAVQYARENKVPYLGICLGMQVAVIEFARNVMGWKDANSTEFDRASGHPVVGLITEWEDATGAVETRTETSDLGGTMRLGAQDCLLEPGSLVHGCYGKDVIVERHRHRYEVNNNLLPQIMEAGLKISGRSGDGALVEVVEAPDHPWFVACQFHPEFTSTPRDGHPLFSGFVKAALVQHQKKA, translated from the coding sequence ATGACGCGCTACATATTCGTCACGGGCGGTGTTGTTTCTTCATTGGGGAAAGGCATTGCATCGGCATCATTGGCGGCCATCCTGGAGGCGCGGGGACTTAAGGTCACCATGCTGAAGCTGGACCCGTACATCAACGTCGACCCGGGCACCATGAGCCCGTTCCAGCACGGTGAAGTGTTCGTCACTCACGACGGCGCCGAGACCGACCTGGACCTGGGCCACTACGAGCGGTTCATCCGCACGACCATGACCCAGAACAACAACTTCACCACTGGCCGTGTCTACGAACACGTCCTGCGCAAGGAGCGCCGTGGTGACTACCTGGGTGCAACCATCCAGGTGATCCCGCACATCACCGACGAAATCAAGCGCCGCATCATCAAGGGTGCCGGTGACGCTGACGTGGCAATGGTCGAGATCGGTGGCACCGTGGGTGACATCGAGTCGCAACCGTTCCTCGAGGCCATCCGCCAGCTGCGTTTCGAAGTCGGCGCCAAACGCGCGATGCTGATGCACCTGACACTGGTGCCGTACATCGCCACTGCCGGCGAAACCAAGACCAAGCCAACCCAGCACTCGGTGAAGGAACTGCGTTCCATCGGCCTGCAACCAGACGTGCTGGTCTGCCGCTCCGACCACCCGATCGATGTGTCGTCGCGTCGCAAGATCGCGCAGTTCACCAACGTTGAAGAACGTGCGGTGATCGCGCTGGAAGACGCCGACACCATCTACAAGATCCCGGGCATCTTGCACTCCCAGGGCCTGGACGATTTCGTCGTCGAGCGTTTCGGCCTGCAATGCGGCGGTGCCGATCTGTCCGAGTGGGAAGCCGTGGTCGACGCCAAGCTCAATCCTGAGCACGAAGTCACCATCGCCATGGTCGGCAAGTACATGGAACTGCTGGACGCCTACAAGTCGCTGATCGAAGCGATGAGTCACGCCGGCATCAGCAACCGTACCAAGGTCAACCTGCGCTACATCGATTCCGAAGACATCGAGAACCAGGGCACCGCGCTGCTGGAAGGCGTCGATGCCATCCTGGTACCTGGCGGCTTCGGTCTGCGTGGCGTTGAAGGCAAGATCACTGCCGTTCAATACGCTCGCGAAAACAAGGTTCCATACCTGGGTATCTGCCTGGGCATGCAAGTGGCCGTTATCGAGTTCGCACGTAACGTGATGGGCTGGAAAGACGCCAACTCCACCGAGTTCGATCGTGCAAGCGGTCACCCGGTCGTGGGCCTGATCACCGAGTGGGAAGATGCCACCGGCGCTGTCGAAACCCGTACCGAAACCTCCGATCTGGGCGGCACCATGCGCCTGGGTGCGCAGGATTGCCTGCTGGAGCCGGGTTCCCTGGTACACGGTTGCTACGGCAAGGACGTGATTGTCGAGCGTCATCGTCATCGCTACGAAGTGAACAACAACCTGCTGCCGCAAATCATGGAAGCCGGTTTGAAAATCTCCGGTCGTTCCGGTGATGGCGCACTGGTTGAAGTGGTTGAAGCTCCGGATCACCCATGGTTCGTCGCTTGCCAGTTCCACCCTGAGTTCACCTCGACGCCACGCGACGGTCACCCGCTGTTCAGCGGTTTCGTCAAGGCAGCGTTGGTTCAACACCAGAAGAAGGCGTAA
- a CDS encoding LysR substrate-binding domain-containing protein, with product MSENRWEGIDEFVAVAECSQFTAAAQRLGVSSSHISRQIVRLEERLQTRLLYRSTRRVTLTEAGQTFLQHCQRLQDGREEALRAVGDLTSEPKGMLRMTCAVAYGERFIVPLVTRFMGLYPQLRIDIELSNRQLDLVHEGLDLAIRLGRLQDSRLVATRLAPRRMFLCASPSYLERYGRPHSLSELSRHNCLIGSSDLWQLEQNGREFSQRVQGNWRCNSGQAVLDAALQGVGLCQLPDYYVLEHLNSGALISLLEAHQPPNTAVWALYPQQRHLSPKVRKLVDFLKEGLAERPEYRS from the coding sequence ATGTCCGAAAATCGCTGGGAAGGGATCGACGAGTTTGTCGCGGTTGCCGAATGCAGCCAGTTCACCGCTGCTGCGCAACGCCTGGGGGTTTCTTCTTCCCATATCAGTCGACAAATTGTACGCCTGGAAGAGCGTTTGCAGACTCGTTTGCTCTACCGCAGTACCCGTCGGGTCACGCTGACCGAGGCCGGGCAAACCTTCCTGCAACATTGCCAGCGTTTGCAGGATGGTCGCGAAGAAGCGCTGCGCGCGGTCGGCGACCTGACCAGCGAACCCAAGGGCATGCTGCGTATGACCTGCGCCGTGGCTTACGGCGAACGGTTCATCGTGCCGCTGGTGACCCGCTTCATGGGGCTGTATCCGCAACTGCGCATCGACATCGAACTGAGCAATCGCCAGCTTGACCTCGTGCACGAAGGCCTGGATCTGGCGATTCGCCTCGGGCGCTTGCAGGATTCACGGCTAGTCGCCACCCGCCTCGCGCCGCGGCGTATGTTTCTCTGTGCATCGCCTTCCTACCTTGAACGCTACGGTCGCCCGCACAGCCTGTCGGAGCTGAGCCGCCACAACTGCCTAATCGGCAGTTCGGACCTCTGGCAACTGGAACAGAACGGGAGGGAGTTTTCGCAGAGGGTGCAGGGAAACTGGCGCTGCAACAGTGGGCAAGCGGTGCTGGATGCTGCGCTACAAGGTGTAGGGCTGTGTCAGTTGCCGGACTATTACGTGCTGGAGCATTTGAATAGCGGTGCGTTGATTTCGTTGCTGGAGGCGCATCAACCGCCGAATACCGCCGTTTGGGCGTTGTATCCGCAGCAAAGGCATTTGTCGCCGAAGGTGCGCAAGCTGGTGGATTTTTTAAAAGAGGGATTAGCTGAAAGGCCGGAATACCGAAGCTAG
- the fghA gene encoding S-formylglutathione hydrolase has protein sequence MSLENISCQKSFGGWHKRYRHRSEVLGCDMVFAVYLPPQAEQGGKLPVLYWLSGLTCTDENFMQKAGAMRMAAELGLIIVAPDTSPRGPDVPGDPDGAWDFGLGAGFYLNATQEPWSRHYRMHDYVVQELPTLVEAHFPASDKRGISGHSMGGHGALVCALRNPGRYLSVSAFSPINNPMDCPWGQKAFSRYLGEDRSKWREWDACALIAEADEKLPLLVDQGDRDDFLANQLKPEALQQAAKLAGHPLTLRLQPGYDHSYFFIASFIDEHLRHHAHALGA, from the coding sequence ATGAGCCTGGAAAATATCTCCTGCCAGAAAAGCTTCGGCGGCTGGCACAAACGCTATCGCCATCGCTCGGAAGTGCTCGGCTGCGACATGGTGTTCGCCGTCTACCTGCCGCCGCAGGCGGAGCAGGGTGGCAAGCTGCCGGTGTTGTACTGGTTGTCCGGCCTGACCTGCACCGACGAGAACTTCATGCAAAAGGCTGGTGCCATGCGCATGGCCGCCGAGTTGGGGTTGATCATCGTCGCACCGGACACCAGCCCTCGCGGTCCTGATGTGCCGGGCGATCCGGATGGCGCCTGGGACTTCGGCCTCGGCGCCGGGTTTTACCTGAATGCCACCCAGGAGCCTTGGTCGCGCCACTATCGGATGCATGACTATGTCGTGCAGGAATTGCCGACATTGGTCGAAGCCCATTTCCCGGCGTCGGACAAGCGCGGTATCAGTGGCCATTCCATGGGCGGCCATGGTGCGCTGGTCTGCGCATTGCGCAATCCGGGGCGCTATCTGTCGGTGTCGGCGTTCTCGCCGATCAACAATCCGATGGATTGCCCGTGGGGGCAGAAAGCGTTTTCCCGCTATCTGGGAGAGGACCGTTCGAAATGGCGCGAATGGGATGCCTGCGCGTTGATTGCCGAGGCCGATGAAAAGTTGCCGCTGTTGGTCGACCAGGGTGATCGCGACGATTTCCTCGCCAACCAGCTCAAGCCGGAAGCCCTGCAGCAGGCGGCCAAACTGGCGGGTCACCCGCTGACGTTGCGCCTGCAACCGGGCTATGACCACAGCTATTTCTTCATCGCCAGTTTCATCGATGAGCACTTACGGCATCACGCGCATGCTCTAGGTGCCTAA
- the ftsB gene encoding cell division protein FtsB, producing the protein MRSPNWLFLVLLLLLAGLQYRLWVGNGSLAQVAELTQQIADQQAENQALLERNRVMDAEVSELKKGMETVEERARHELGMVKDGETLYQLAQ; encoded by the coding sequence ATGCGCAGTCCCAATTGGTTGTTCCTCGTCTTGCTCCTGCTGCTGGCTGGCCTGCAGTACCGCCTGTGGGTGGGTAATGGCAGCCTGGCGCAAGTGGCCGAGTTGACTCAGCAGATTGCGGATCAGCAGGCTGAGAACCAGGCATTGCTGGAACGCAATCGGGTGATGGACGCCGAAGTCAGTGAATTGAAAAAGGGCATGGAGACCGTTGAAGAACGGGCTCGCCATGAGTTGGGCATGGTCAAGGACGGTGAAACCCTTTACCAGTTGGCCCAATGA
- the tilS gene encoding tRNA lysidine(34) synthetase TilS yields MSRSNVDLSARLLQNLVSWRNAATWHIAFSGGLDSTVLLHLLAHLAKTESLPALNAIHVHHGLQAVADAWPEHCRAVCAALGVPLQVVRVQVQPGASLERAARDARYHAFTETVQANEVLLTAQHRDDQAETLLFRLLRGAGVRGLSGMPRQRPLGKGHLLRPLLDVTRAELEAYASAHGLGWIEDPSNQDRQYSRNYLRHQVMPVLIQRWPQAVATMARSAAHLTEAQGLLEELADMDLREASSASEFAWLGLRSLELAPLAQLSDARQRNALSHWLEPLTRLPDTDHWSGWEDLRDATGDACPVWRLADGELHRAGGRIWWLSGCWLRTVPSAGAWQSPASPLILPDNGVLSVTGQILDGPLHIRYREGGEVMALPGRGHRDLKRLLNESAVPSFVRGRLPLLYKDGQLLAVANLKGLDGGALGDWHLHWQPLNEDQGLS; encoded by the coding sequence ATGAGTCGGTCCAATGTTGATCTGTCAGCCAGACTCCTGCAGAACCTGGTCTCGTGGCGCAATGCTGCGACCTGGCACATCGCCTTCTCCGGCGGCCTGGACTCTACCGTCCTGCTGCACCTTCTTGCACACCTCGCAAAAACCGAATCCCTGCCGGCGCTCAACGCCATCCATGTCCATCATGGCCTTCAAGCCGTGGCCGATGCGTGGCCGGAACATTGTCGTGCCGTGTGCGCTGCGCTGGGCGTTCCGCTGCAAGTGGTTCGCGTGCAGGTGCAACCGGGCGCGAGCCTTGAACGTGCAGCTCGGGATGCGCGGTATCACGCCTTCACTGAAACCGTTCAGGCCAACGAAGTGCTGCTGACTGCCCAGCACCGCGACGATCAGGCGGAAACCCTGTTGTTTCGCTTGTTGCGCGGAGCGGGCGTGCGCGGATTGTCCGGGATGCCGCGTCAGCGCCCGTTGGGCAAGGGGCATCTGCTGCGGCCATTGCTTGATGTCACGCGGGCTGAACTGGAGGCTTATGCCAGTGCACATGGCTTGGGCTGGATCGAAGATCCCTCGAACCAGGATCGGCAGTACTCGCGCAATTACCTGCGGCATCAAGTCATGCCCGTGCTGATCCAGCGCTGGCCGCAAGCGGTGGCAACCATGGCCCGCAGCGCGGCGCATTTGACTGAAGCGCAGGGGCTGCTCGAAGAACTGGCGGACATGGATTTGCGTGAGGCCAGCTCTGCCAGTGAGTTTGCCTGGCTGGGCTTGCGATCCCTTGAACTGGCGCCGCTTGCGCAATTGTCTGATGCCCGGCAGCGCAATGCCTTGAGTCATTGGCTCGAACCGCTCACCCGCCTGCCGGACACTGACCATTGGTCGGGTTGGGAGGATTTGCGCGACGCTACCGGCGATGCCTGCCCGGTGTGGCGGCTGGCCGATGGCGAACTGCACCGTGCAGGCGGACGCATCTGGTGGCTGTCCGGTTGCTGGCTGCGCACTGTGCCTTCTGCTGGAGCGTGGCAAAGTCCAGCATCGCCGCTGATATTGCCGGATAACGGTGTACTGAGTGTCACCGGCCAAATCCTCGATGGCCCGCTGCATATCCGCTATCGTGAAGGGGGAGAGGTCATGGCATTGCCAGGCCGCGGCCATCGGGACCTGAAACGTTTGCTCAATGAAAGCGCTGTACCGTCCTTCGTACGCGGCAGATTGCCGCTGCTCTACAAAGACGGGCAATTGCTGGCGGTAGCGAACCTCAAAGGGCTCGATGGTGGTGCGCTCGGCGACTGGCATTTGCATTGGCAGCCACTGAACGAAGATCAAGGTTTGAGCTGA